In one Saccharibacillus brassicae genomic region, the following are encoded:
- a CDS encoding GDSL-type esterase/lipase family protein, with translation MNSWKWIWRTTATLSAAATLLLVFGFGYGARELIFPQTRPASAQTNAEAPLAQREPSEEDGAYRIAAIGDSLAKGTGDATGQGFARRTAALLDNESDREVRFLNNLGINGMTTGELLEELDKPGVRYVLKEANVILLSIGANDLFQGGAALQTGTGSPSAAALEQALPGTEKRLGEALGKLREINPSARIVYLGLYNPFGDIPSLREAGDAGVTKWNAAVSERMLEGDNMLLTPTFDLFQRNPAAYLSFDHFHPNAFGYERIAERVVQGLQ, from the coding sequence ATGAATTCGTGGAAATGGATCTGGCGGACGACAGCCACGCTGTCGGCCGCGGCTACGCTGCTGCTGGTGTTCGGCTTCGGCTACGGGGCGCGGGAACTCATCTTTCCGCAGACGCGTCCCGCCTCGGCGCAGACGAACGCCGAAGCGCCGCTTGCGCAGCGCGAACCGTCGGAGGAAGACGGCGCTTACCGTATCGCCGCGATCGGCGATTCGCTCGCGAAAGGGACGGGAGACGCGACCGGGCAAGGATTCGCGCGCCGCACGGCTGCGCTGCTCGATAACGAAAGCGACCGGGAAGTCCGGTTCTTGAACAACTTGGGCATCAACGGCATGACGACCGGCGAACTGCTGGAGGAATTGGACAAGCCGGGTGTGCGGTACGTATTGAAGGAAGCGAACGTGATCCTGCTCTCGATCGGGGCGAACGACCTGTTCCAGGGCGGAGCCGCGCTGCAGACCGGTACCGGCTCTCCGAGCGCCGCGGCGCTGGAGCAGGCGCTGCCGGGCACCGAGAAGCGTCTGGGCGAAGCGCTGGGCAAGCTGCGCGAGATCAATCCGTCCGCCCGCATCGTGTATCTGGGGCTGTACAATCCGTTCGGCGACATTCCGTCGCTGCGCGAAGCCGGAGACGCCGGCGTAACGAAATGGAACGCGGCGGTGTCCGAGCGGATGCTGGAGGGCGACAATATGCTGCTGACGCCGACGTTCGATTTGTTCCAACGCAATCCGGCGGCTTATTTGTCGTTCGACCATTTTCATCCGAACGCGTTCGGATACGAGCGAATCGCCGAGCGTGTCGTGCAGGGACTGCAATAA
- a CDS encoding GNAT family N-acetyltransferase codes for MTTNVLEKTADLRTASCGDAAVLTELMRKLSYPTTPSVMREQLESRENNPNYRTYLAERHGKAVGMIALRLIPARGKEPQMAQIAGLVVDEDCRGCGIGRQLVEQAEAWAVECGSKLLFLTGINREERLGAHEFYARAGFEKYGCKFIKSLQTNTNIQ; via the coding sequence ATGACAACTAACGTACTTGAAAAAACAGCGGATCTGCGCACGGCTTCATGCGGCGACGCTGCCGTTCTGACGGAGCTTATGCGCAAACTGTCCTACCCTACGACGCCGAGCGTCATGCGGGAGCAGTTGGAGAGCCGCGAGAACAATCCGAATTACCGAACTTATCTGGCGGAACGCCACGGCAAAGCGGTCGGCATGATCGCGCTGCGCCTCATTCCCGCCCGCGGGAAAGAACCTCAAATGGCGCAAATCGCCGGTCTTGTCGTCGACGAAGACTGCCGCGGCTGCGGCATCGGGCGCCAGCTCGTCGAACAGGCGGAAGCGTGGGCGGTCGAATGCGGCAGCAAGCTGCTGTTCCTGACGGGCATCAACCGGGAAGAACGCCTCGGCGCACACGAATTCTACGCGCGTGCCGGCTTCGAGAAATACGGCTGCAAGTTTATCAAGTCGCTCCAGACAAACACAAACATCCAATAA